A stretch of Henckelia pumila isolate YLH828 chromosome 4, ASM3356847v2, whole genome shotgun sequence DNA encodes these proteins:
- the LOC140863936 gene encoding uncharacterized protein isoform X2, translating to MWFKDKVNEMRAIGSYEVTDELYALANRSNFSVYSYSGAIINGVKFLVEQRDVRRTTQNSGILVPGVGGQNFYGVLQEVIELSNLKDCTVLVFKCKWFDTDPRKRRIQVDKIFTSIYTGAEWYKNDPFILASQAKSVYYLNDIKNGSLWKLVHAYTPRNLWDFPNVEVENDVDTISSDAHVVQETNSQSLQLVVELPELDNVSFHREDVEPTEVVNIDNLLHNIDDFVVDDDDFEDDTIEEYDEEDDVTVEIDEDDNIEIENNDSTSEEFEC from the exons ATGTGGTTTAAGGATAAG GTTAATGAAATGCGAGCAATTGGGTCATATGAGGTTACAGATGAATTGTATGCATTAGCTAATAGATCCAATTTTAGTGTGTACTCGTACTCCGGTGCTATTATCAATGGAGTTAAGTTTCTTGTGGAACAACGAGATGTGAGACGAACCACACAAAATAGCGGTATTCTTGTACCCGGTGTAGGAGGTCAAAATTTCTATGGCGTCCTTCAAGAAGTTATAGAGTTGTCTAATTTAAAAGATTGCACTGTGTTGGTATTCAAGTGCAAATGGTTTGACACCGATCCTAGGAAGAGAAGAATTCAAGTAGATAAAATATTCACAAGCATCTACACTGGGGCAGAATGGTACAAGAATGATCCATTTATACTTGCATCACAGGCAAAATCAGTTTATTATTTGAATGATATCAAGAATGGCTCACTGTGGAAATTGGTGCATGCTTATACCCCACGTAATCTGTGGGATTTCCCAAATGTTGAAGTTGAAAATGATGTTGACACAATTAGTAGTGATGCTCACGTAGTGCAAGAAACCAATTCTCAATCATTGCAATTGGTGGTTGAATTACCAGAGTTAGATAATGTCAGCTTCCATCGTGAAGATGTTGAACCAACTGAGGTTGTGAATATCGATAATTTGTTGCACAATATAGATGATTTTGtagttgatgatgatgattttgaGGATGACACAATAGAAGAAtatgatgaagaagatgatgttACTGTTGAAATTGACGAAGATgataatattgaaattgaaaataATGACTCAACATCAGAAGAA TTCGAATGCTAG
- the LOC140863936 gene encoding uncharacterized protein isoform X1: MKSPNIFQVNEMRAIGSYEVTDELYALANRSNFSVYSYSGAIINGVKFLVEQRDVRRTTQNSGILVPGVGGQNFYGVLQEVIELSNLKDCTVLVFKCKWFDTDPRKRRIQVDKIFTSIYTGAEWYKNDPFILASQAKSVYYLNDIKNGSLWKLVHAYTPRNLWDFPNVEVENDVDTISSDAHVVQETNSQSLQLVVELPELDNVSFHREDVEPTEVVNIDNLLHNIDDFVVDDDDFEDDTIEEYDEEDDVTVEIDEDDNIEIENNDSTSEEFEC; encoded by the exons atgaaatctCCAAACATTTTTCAGGTTAATGAAATGCGAGCAATTGGGTCATATGAGGTTACAGATGAATTGTATGCATTAGCTAATAGATCCAATTTTAGTGTGTACTCGTACTCCGGTGCTATTATCAATGGAGTTAAGTTTCTTGTGGAACAACGAGATGTGAGACGAACCACACAAAATAGCGGTATTCTTGTACCCGGTGTAGGAGGTCAAAATTTCTATGGCGTCCTTCAAGAAGTTATAGAGTTGTCTAATTTAAAAGATTGCACTGTGTTGGTATTCAAGTGCAAATGGTTTGACACCGATCCTAGGAAGAGAAGAATTCAAGTAGATAAAATATTCACAAGCATCTACACTGGGGCAGAATGGTACAAGAATGATCCATTTATACTTGCATCACAGGCAAAATCAGTTTATTATTTGAATGATATCAAGAATGGCTCACTGTGGAAATTGGTGCATGCTTATACCCCACGTAATCTGTGGGATTTCCCAAATGTTGAAGTTGAAAATGATGTTGACACAATTAGTAGTGATGCTCACGTAGTGCAAGAAACCAATTCTCAATCATTGCAATTGGTGGTTGAATTACCAGAGTTAGATAATGTCAGCTTCCATCGTGAAGATGTTGAACCAACTGAGGTTGTGAATATCGATAATTTGTTGCACAATATAGATGATTTTGtagttgatgatgatgattttgaGGATGACACAATAGAAGAAtatgatgaagaagatgatgttACTGTTGAAATTGACGAAGATgataatattgaaattgaaaataATGACTCAACATCAGAAGAA TTCGAATGCTAG
- the LOC140863936 gene encoding uncharacterized protein isoform X4, giving the protein MVERQLIFDRLDNKFIYPKTSVVKGEVERLAMRAIRERRCKMRRHWKQLNGLQNKDAPKRKPYNEEKFEKNTSNRFCRPLEGAHVSKTLVQHYHASANTATGELPSAIDTFEQFFHKGGQWKNDWAAQKHAEMVEVRSTQPEGEASDSTINNVHQPKDVDIMTQVLASRSRYVKGLGPLPKLSIVGGPRATNMNLKHNHGGEKIMAMQQMIDEQKQIIDEQQQTIGST; this is encoded by the exons ATGGTTGAAAGACAGCTCATATTTGATCGTCTTGAC AACAAATTTATATATCCAAAAACAAGTGTGGTGAAGGGGGAGGTGGAGCGGCTCGCCATGAGAGCAATTAGAGAACGAAGATGTAAGATGAGGAGACATTGGAAGCAACTCAATGGGTTGCAAAATAAAGATGCACCAAAGAGGAAGCCGTACAATGAA GAAAAATTCGAAAAAAATACAAGTAATCGGTTTTGTAGGCCACTTGAGGGCGCCCATGTATCGAAGACTTTGGTTCAACATTATCATGCTAGT gcCAATACTGCGACTGGAGAGCTCCCAAGCGCCATCGACACCTTTGAGCAATTTTTTCACAAAGGAGGACAATGGAAGAATGATTGGGCTGCACAAAAACAT gctGAAATGGTGGAAGTTCGATCGACTCAGCCAGAAGGTGAAGCATCCGACTCTACTATCAATAATGTGCATCAACCCAAAGATGTTGATATCATGACACAAGTCTTAGCCTCACGTTCTCGTTACGTCAAGGGTTTAGGTCCACTACCTAAACTATCTATTGTAGGTGGTCCTAGAGCCACAAACATGAACTTAAAGCATAATCATGGTGGTGAAAAGATTATGGCTATGCAACAAATGATCGATGAGCAAAAGCAGATTATAGATGAGCAGCAACAGACTATAG GCTCTACTTGA
- the LOC140860862 gene encoding uncharacterized protein, with the protein MEYADEEGKISCPCNNCLNYLLQPLGLVEIHLIKYGIQQSYKVWDYHGEQYEHPPTEHEVLSDTGDQDEMIDVFADLTEPVEIGESSESVQHQGFQTENFDDMLKEIEKELYPGCAFPQALLPSSHYEAKRKLKIVGLQNFSVCGLSRWVDKNTNTKGKKIPKKVMRYFPLTPRLKRLYSSRHTARDMRWHDAERLKDDGVLRHPADGSAWKMFDEKFPTFAMDPRNVRLGLATDGFNPFGSMSTTYSMWPVMVVPYNMPPWKCMHFENMMLSLLIPGPTSPGKNMDIFLQPLIEELKRLWEGRFYGPSMIIMYALMSGWSTKGYKACPTCNEETPSKGIRSKIAYIGHRRFLPLNDPMRRSKQFDGKVEPRSPPRELNAEDILAQLEHVHVGLPGKHKQYGGVKRKRSAIELNWSKKAYFSILNTGNTYHFDIT; encoded by the exons ATGGAGTACGCCGATGAAGAAGGAAAAATAAGTTGTCCATGTAACaattgtttgaattatctgCTTCAGCCATTGGGTTTAGTAGAGATACACCTAATAAAATATGGGATACAACAGTCGTACAAAGTGTGGGACTACCATGGTGAGCAATATGAACATCCACCGACAGAGCATGAGGTTTTATCTGATACTGGTGACCAAGATGAAATGATAGACGTTTTTGCTGATTTGACTGAACCAGTAGAGATAGGAGAATCCAGTGAGTCGGTTCAACATCAAGGTTTTCAAACTGAaaattttgatgatatgttgaaGGAAATTGAGAAAGAATTGTATCCGGGATGT GCATTTCCTCAAGCATTATTACCTTCTTCACACTATGAGGCTAAGAGAAAGCTAA AGATTGTTGGGCTGCAGAATTTTTCTGTGTGTGGCTTGAGTAGATGGGTTGACAAAAATACTAATACTAAAGGgaaaaaaataccaaaaaagGTGATGCGCTACTTTCCCCTGACTCCTAGATTAAAGCGATTGTATAGTTCTAGACACACCGCAAGAGATATGAGGTGGCATGATGCTGAGAGGCTAAAAGATGATGGTGTTTTAAGGCATCCTGCGGATGGTTCTGCTTGGAAGATGTTTGATGAGAAATTTCCAACATTTGCCATGGATCCTAGAAATGTGCGTCTTGGTTTGGCAACAGATGGTTTTAATCCATTTGGTAGCATGAGTACGACTTACAGCATGTGGCCTGTTATGGTTGTTCCGTATAACATGCCACCTTGGAAGTGTATGCATTTTGAAAATATGATGTTGTCTTTATTAATTCCTGGACCAACATCTCCTGGAAAAAACATGGATATTTTCCTTCAGCCACTAATTGAAGAGTTGAAAAGATTATGGGAAGGC CGGTTTTATGGACCATCAATGATTATCATGTATGCTTTAATGTCTGGATGGAGTACAAAAGGGTATAAAGCATGTCCAACTTGTAACGAAGAAACTCCTTCAAAAGGCATAAGGAGTAAGATAGCTTACATTGGGCATAGACGTTTTCTTCCTTTAAATGATCCAATGAGGCGAAGCAAACAATTTGATGGTAAAGTGGAACCAAGATCTCCTCCTAGAGAATTAAATGCCGAAGATATATTAGCTCAGTTAGAACATGTCCATGTTGGTCTTCCTGGAAAACATAAACAATATGGAGGTGTAAAGCGCAAACGTTCAGCTATCGAGCTTAACTGGTCGAAAAAAGCATATTTTTCCATCTTGAATACTGGAAACACTTACCACTTCGACATAACTTAG
- the LOC140863936 gene encoding uncharacterized protein isoform X3, translating into MVERQLIFDRLDNKFIYPKTSVVKGEVERLAMRAIRERRCKMRRHWKQLNGLQNKDAPKRKPYNEVNQDDWNFFCDYFGNKEQMEKFEKNTSNRFCRPLEGAHVSKTLVQHYHASANTATGELPSAIDTFEQFFHKGGQWKNDWAAQKHAEMVEVRSTQPEGEASDSTINNVHQPKDVDIMTQVLASRSRYVKGLGPLPKLSIVGGPRATNMNLKHNHGGEKIMAMQQMIDEQKQIIDEQQQTIGST; encoded by the exons ATGGTTGAAAGACAGCTCATATTTGATCGTCTTGAC AACAAATTTATATATCCAAAAACAAGTGTGGTGAAGGGGGAGGTGGAGCGGCTCGCCATGAGAGCAATTAGAGAACGAAGATGTAAGATGAGGAGACATTGGAAGCAACTCAATGGGTTGCAAAATAAAGATGCACCAAAGAGGAAGCCGTACAATGAAGTAAACCAAGATGATTGGAATTTTTTTTGTGATTATTTTGGAAACAAAGAACAAATG GAAAAATTCGAAAAAAATACAAGTAATCGGTTTTGTAGGCCACTTGAGGGCGCCCATGTATCGAAGACTTTGGTTCAACATTATCATGCTAGT gcCAATACTGCGACTGGAGAGCTCCCAAGCGCCATCGACACCTTTGAGCAATTTTTTCACAAAGGAGGACAATGGAAGAATGATTGGGCTGCACAAAAACAT gctGAAATGGTGGAAGTTCGATCGACTCAGCCAGAAGGTGAAGCATCCGACTCTACTATCAATAATGTGCATCAACCCAAAGATGTTGATATCATGACACAAGTCTTAGCCTCACGTTCTCGTTACGTCAAGGGTTTAGGTCCACTACCTAAACTATCTATTGTAGGTGGTCCTAGAGCCACAAACATGAACTTAAAGCATAATCATGGTGGTGAAAAGATTATGGCTATGCAACAAATGATCGATGAGCAAAAGCAGATTATAGATGAGCAGCAACAGACTATAG GCTCTACTTGA